From Spirosoma agri, one genomic window encodes:
- a CDS encoding carboxy terminal-processing peptidase yields MKKYLVTLLPVLMLSFQPDSPSGAFTPGASKSGDVARNGTATSSTADDLKPSISQEKVETLVAKLLTTYHYRKVRLNDSLSSVVWDNYLKEVDNSKTYLLASDVAAFEKYRYQIDDALVNGDLTAAYDLYNVFRKRYQERSDFIKEQLKKPFTFTADETFNTDREKAAWPKTAEEQNELWRKILKNQELELRLGNRKDSAVAALMTQRYTNLDKAINRVKSADVFQMYMNSFAEALDPHTNYLSPTNADRFNQEMSQSLEGIGAMLREDGDYIRITDVLPGGPAFKSKLLNKEDKIAGVAQGDNGAMVNTMNWQVDDVVKLIKGPKGTVVRLQIISPNAIAGAPPKEIRLVREKVKLEEQRAKKEVIEVSDNGRSFKIGVINIPMFYRDFEGARKREEGFSSTTNDVKKFVEELKGEKVDGIVIDLRDNGGGSLTEAINLTGLFIPKGPVVQVRESTGETEVYTDPDPSITYDGPMAVLVNRFSASASEIFAAAIQDYKRGVIVGGQTFGKGTVQTLIDLNQWLPKEPEKVGQVKMTIQKFYRINGSSTQHKGVTPDIELPSAFSAEEYGESSQPSALPWDQINSTRYEQSRGLDDKIITRLRERFDQRLKSDPELKQLAQDLADFKKAKENTVVSLQETKRRKERDEAERKRAAANKVSQASAPVDETGTPATPKKKKDLYLNEAGLVLADYILAANK; encoded by the coding sequence ATGAAGAAGTATCTGGTGACCCTTTTGCCCGTGCTGATGCTAAGTTTTCAGCCGGATTCGCCTTCTGGAGCGTTTACTCCGGGGGCGTCTAAGTCAGGTGATGTGGCCCGTAATGGGACAGCAACGTCGTCAACGGCCGACGACTTGAAACCTTCTATCTCGCAGGAGAAAGTAGAAACGCTGGTGGCTAAGCTACTAACGACGTATCACTATCGCAAAGTGCGGCTGAATGACTCTTTGTCATCGGTCGTATGGGATAATTACCTCAAGGAGGTAGACAATAGCAAAACGTATTTGCTGGCATCGGATGTGGCTGCTTTTGAAAAATACCGCTACCAGATCGATGATGCGCTCGTCAACGGCGATCTGACGGCTGCCTATGACCTGTATAACGTATTCCGGAAACGCTACCAGGAACGCAGCGATTTTATCAAGGAGCAGTTGAAGAAGCCGTTCACATTCACGGCGGATGAAACGTTCAATACGGATCGCGAAAAAGCCGCTTGGCCAAAAACCGCTGAAGAGCAAAATGAACTGTGGCGGAAGATTCTGAAAAATCAGGAGCTGGAACTTCGATTGGGCAATCGTAAGGATAGTGCCGTGGCCGCGTTGATGACGCAGCGGTACACAAACCTTGACAAAGCGATCAATCGGGTGAAGAGCGCTGACGTGTTTCAGATGTATATGAACTCGTTTGCCGAAGCGCTTGACCCACATACCAATTACCTGTCGCCTACCAATGCCGACCGGTTTAATCAGGAAATGAGCCAGTCGCTGGAAGGTATCGGTGCTATGCTTCGTGAGGACGGCGATTATATCCGTATCACGGATGTACTGCCCGGCGGTCCGGCATTCAAGAGTAAGTTGCTCAACAAAGAAGATAAAATTGCTGGGGTTGCTCAAGGCGACAACGGCGCCATGGTTAATACGATGAACTGGCAGGTCGATGATGTTGTCAAACTCATCAAAGGACCCAAAGGAACGGTTGTTCGGTTACAGATCATATCGCCAAATGCGATCGCTGGTGCACCTCCCAAAGAAATTCGGCTGGTGCGTGAGAAAGTGAAACTCGAAGAACAGCGGGCTAAGAAGGAAGTAATTGAAGTGTCGGACAATGGCCGCTCATTCAAAATTGGTGTGATCAACATTCCTATGTTCTACCGAGATTTTGAGGGTGCCCGGAAACGCGAAGAAGGGTTTAGCAGTACGACGAACGACGTTAAGAAGTTTGTTGAAGAACTCAAAGGTGAAAAAGTCGACGGTATCGTTATTGACCTCCGCGATAATGGCGGTGGTTCCCTGACCGAAGCAATCAACCTGACAGGCCTTTTCATTCCGAAAGGACCGGTAGTGCAGGTACGTGAATCGACCGGCGAAACGGAAGTATATACTGACCCAGATCCGTCGATAACCTATGACGGGCCAATGGCTGTTCTTGTAAACCGCTTTAGTGCATCGGCATCGGAGATCTTTGCCGCTGCTATTCAGGACTATAAGCGTGGTGTTATCGTTGGTGGACAGACCTTTGGTAAGGGTACGGTTCAGACGCTGATCGATTTGAACCAGTGGTTGCCAAAAGAGCCCGAGAAGGTTGGACAGGTGAAGATGACCATCCAGAAGTTCTATCGCATCAATGGCAGCAGCACGCAGCATAAAGGCGTTACGCCCGATATTGAACTGCCTTCTGCTTTCTCGGCGGAAGAGTACGGTGAAAGTTCGCAGCCAAGTGCGTTGCCCTGGGATCAGATCAATTCAACGCGTTACGAGCAATCGCGCGGTCTCGATGATAAGATCATCACCCGTCTGCGTGAGCGTTTTGACCAGCGTCTGAAATCAGATCCAGAGCTGAAACAACTGGCGCAGGATCTAGCTGACTTCAAAAAGGCCAAGGAAAACACGGTTGTGTCGTTGCAGGAAACCAAACGTCGGAAAGAACGCGACGAAGCTGAACGTAAGCGTGCTGCGGCCAACAAAGTATCGCAGGCATCGGCTCCGGTGGACGAGACCGGAACGCCAGCCACGCCGAAGAAGAAAAAGGATCTGTATCTGAATGAGGCAGGTTTGGTACTTGCCGATTATATTCTGGCGGCTAACAAGTAA
- the dnaG gene encoding DNA primase, with product MRIPEETIDRIRQATDILEVINDFVSLKKRGSNYIACCPFHNEKTPSFNVNPTRQIYKCFGCGKAGDAVRFVMDVENIGYGEALRYLAKKYGIEIEEQERTPEDLLRQNERESLLIVLNFAKTFFQEALQKSDEGKSIGLSYFRERGLTNPTIDAFELGYSFDQWDALMQEGTRRGYNRDLLEKAGLVINKESEAGGNHKVFDRFRGRVMFPIHNVSGRVIAFGARILKTDKNQPKYLNSPETTVYHKSQVLYGIYQAKQTIRQEDICYLTEGYTDVISLHQAGIKNVVASSGTSLTTEQIRLIARFTPNVTILYDGDAAGIKAALRGLDMVLEEGLNLKLLLLPDGEDPDSYVHKVGAEAFKAYVKTESKDFIDFKAGQWLAEAGDDPLKRAEGISDVCASITRIPDPLKRQTLSQRVAQVFHVSEQSVISEINRLLRKQQDQSKKEFDRQQERQQRQQTTSQGEPTADELSALFAEAGIASSESTNSPRPPVATSTERLNAVRTPISYQEEECIRLLINYGARELEPGITLCQYILSELHEIEFQTSPFDLILTLFREAFQRGEILTAGDFMNRRSQDEIEIQNKAIHLTTPRYEISEGWLKHEIYVPSEEEVGILADAAYRNILRVKKMLAEQRMMALQQQLRDTKNKTADEADQLMTEYMHFKRIDVEISRLLGTVISG from the coding sequence ATGCGCATTCCCGAAGAAACGATTGACCGAATCCGACAGGCTACCGATATTCTGGAGGTAATTAATGATTTTGTCTCACTGAAAAAGCGGGGTAGTAACTACATCGCTTGTTGCCCATTCCATAACGAGAAAACACCGTCCTTCAACGTTAACCCGACGCGTCAGATCTATAAGTGCTTTGGGTGCGGAAAAGCGGGTGACGCGGTGCGATTCGTAATGGATGTCGAAAATATCGGCTACGGAGAAGCGTTGCGTTATCTGGCAAAGAAGTATGGCATTGAGATTGAGGAACAGGAGCGAACCCCGGAGGATCTGTTGCGCCAGAATGAGCGTGAGAGTCTGCTCATTGTGCTGAACTTCGCCAAAACGTTCTTTCAGGAAGCATTGCAGAAGTCAGATGAGGGTAAGAGCATAGGACTGAGCTATTTTCGTGAACGGGGTTTGACTAACCCGACCATTGATGCTTTTGAGCTGGGGTACAGCTTCGATCAGTGGGATGCGCTGATGCAGGAGGGGACACGCCGAGGCTATAACCGTGATCTTCTGGAGAAAGCTGGCCTTGTTATCAACAAAGAAAGCGAAGCAGGTGGAAATCATAAAGTCTTTGACCGTTTCCGGGGTCGCGTTATGTTTCCGATTCATAATGTGTCCGGGCGTGTCATCGCGTTCGGAGCTCGTATCCTGAAGACGGATAAGAATCAGCCTAAGTACCTAAACTCTCCCGAGACAACAGTTTACCATAAGAGCCAGGTCCTGTACGGAATTTATCAGGCTAAGCAGACGATCCGGCAGGAAGACATCTGTTACCTGACCGAAGGCTATACCGATGTGATTTCGCTTCATCAGGCGGGTATCAAAAACGTAGTGGCGTCATCGGGTACCTCACTAACGACCGAGCAGATCAGGCTTATTGCCCGGTTTACACCCAACGTTACGATCCTGTATGATGGTGATGCTGCCGGGATAAAAGCCGCTCTGCGAGGGCTGGATATGGTACTTGAAGAAGGGCTAAATCTAAAACTGCTCTTGTTGCCCGATGGTGAAGATCCGGACAGCTACGTTCACAAAGTTGGCGCTGAAGCATTCAAGGCGTACGTAAAGACCGAATCAAAAGACTTTATTGACTTCAAGGCAGGGCAATGGCTTGCCGAAGCGGGCGATGATCCACTCAAACGTGCTGAAGGAATATCGGATGTCTGTGCCAGTATTACCCGGATACCCGATCCCCTGAAGCGGCAAACGCTCTCACAGCGGGTTGCTCAGGTTTTCCACGTCAGCGAGCAATCAGTCATTTCTGAAATCAACCGGTTGCTCAGAAAGCAGCAGGATCAAAGCAAAAAAGAATTTGATCGGCAGCAGGAACGTCAGCAACGGCAGCAGACAACGTCGCAGGGTGAACCCACAGCAGATGAGCTCAGCGCGTTATTTGCAGAAGCGGGCATTGCCAGCTCAGAATCGACAAACTCCCCACGGCCACCCGTTGCTACGTCTACAGAGCGTTTAAATGCGGTTAGAACGCCTATCTCGTACCAGGAGGAGGAATGTATACGATTGCTGATCAACTACGGAGCCCGCGAGCTGGAGCCTGGTATTACGCTATGTCAATACATACTCAGTGAACTCCACGAGATAGAGTTTCAGACATCACCTTTCGATTTAATCCTTACGTTATTTCGAGAGGCTTTCCAGCGCGGAGAAATCCTGACAGCAGGTGACTTTATGAATCGTCGTTCGCAGGATGAGATTGAAATTCAGAACAAGGCTATTCACTTGACGACTCCCCGATACGAAATTAGTGAAGGCTGGTTGAAGCACGAGATATACGTACCCTCCGAAGAAGAAGTTGGTATTCTAGCTGATGCTGCTTACCGCAATATCCTACGTGTTAAAAAGATGCTGGCCGAACAACGAATGATGGCATTACAACAGCAACTCAGGGATACTAAAAATAAGACCGCTGATGAAGCTGATCAGCTCATGACCGAGTACATGCACTTCAAGCGCATCGATGTGGAGATATCGCGATTACTGGGTACTGTCATATCCGGGTAA
- a CDS encoding response regulator transcription factor, with product MVVDSTTLLLSHTMSESTTSQEATKNFALRRRDFSILVAQSEVFNCEVLSQLLKEQGYNVVGRAVEMEDTLQQIRVKRPQCVILEAEISGQRGFDIVQEMQQSNYQTKFILYTSKPDLRMIAKAMQMGFFGFLYASDGLDELYRCFQTVSAGGCYYSNGFMGLLKNFGVEVLSDTTRNELNRLSNREKEVLRMIANGSTANEIADQLGISYRTAVNHKVHIAKKLELSSCRQLPRYGISVKNYL from the coding sequence ATGGTTGTAGATTCAACCACTCTTTTACTATCACATACTATGAGCGAGTCAACGACAAGTCAGGAGGCTACTAAAAATTTCGCGCTACGACGTCGGGATTTTTCGATTCTGGTAGCACAGTCTGAAGTTTTTAACTGCGAAGTTCTGAGCCAGTTACTAAAAGAGCAGGGCTACAACGTTGTGGGTCGAGCTGTTGAAATGGAAGATACGCTCCAGCAGATTCGTGTCAAACGACCGCAATGTGTCATTTTAGAGGCTGAGATATCGGGTCAGCGTGGCTTTGACATCGTTCAGGAGATGCAGCAGTCCAATTATCAGACTAAATTTATACTGTATACCAGTAAACCCGACTTGCGAATGATCGCCAAAGCTATGCAAATGGGCTTTTTCGGTTTCTTATATGCTAGTGACGGACTCGATGAGCTATATCGCTGTTTCCAAACCGTTAGTGCCGGGGGATGCTACTACAGCAACGGTTTCATGGGCCTGCTAAAGAATTTCGGTGTCGAAGTATTGTCAGATACCACACGTAATGAACTGAATCGGCTGAGTAACCGCGAAAAGGAGGTCTTACGTATGATTGCTAATGGATCGACTGCCAATGAGATTGCCGATCAATTAGGAATTAGCTACCGAACCGCCGTGAATCACAAAGTACATATTGCGAAAAAACTGGAATTAAGTAGCTGCCGTCAGCTGCCACGTTATGGAATATCCGTAAAAAATTACTTGTAA
- a CDS encoding LytTR family DNA-binding domain-containing protein: MILLIEGLAWTIAYNPKLALVARAGGFLPYISVFFRTLFLPEVCTVVILTTLLDQQHIRLKLNSVGLTLRDISRYELSFLPTILFSFFLFNPATQTVRFLLEAFPSYTFSNYWHGYLEGTFTMSTYLQYLSPIFIIGYVLLNISFISDYFKQRQKAQEEAENQATLAIQAAQAAIAAKTATVTATSSNYLSHLKGKNQHGELDFPVDDVYFFTIEDRYYYAQLEKGQYLVGKTLNELETELDPSRFFRIKRDYIVNRQSVLNYAYWENGKYIVRLNTPDRHEIVVPRARMQEFREWLQGNQSGTNQQPYADSSTDSFILAN, encoded by the coding sequence GTGATTTTACTTATCGAAGGGCTGGCATGGACAATCGCTTACAACCCAAAGTTGGCACTTGTCGCCCGTGCAGGGGGCTTCTTACCGTATATAAGCGTCTTTTTCAGGACTCTTTTCCTGCCAGAGGTTTGCACGGTCGTTATTTTGACAACGTTGCTCGATCAGCAGCATATACGGCTCAAGCTGAACTCCGTTGGATTGACACTACGAGACATTAGTCGCTACGAACTTTCCTTTCTACCGACCATTCTCTTCTCCTTTTTTCTATTCAATCCTGCTACCCAAACGGTACGTTTTCTTCTGGAAGCGTTTCCCAGCTATACGTTCTCGAATTATTGGCATGGTTATCTAGAAGGTACATTCACAATGTCCACGTACCTTCAGTACCTATCCCCTATATTCATCATCGGCTACGTATTATTGAATATTTCTTTCATTTCCGATTACTTTAAACAGCGCCAAAAAGCACAGGAAGAAGCCGAAAATCAGGCCACGTTAGCTATTCAGGCGGCACAGGCAGCTATTGCAGCCAAGACTGCGACCGTTACTGCGACCAGCAGTAATTACTTATCCCATTTGAAAGGGAAGAACCAGCATGGTGAACTCGATTTTCCAGTTGACGATGTCTATTTCTTCACGATCGAAGATCGATACTATTATGCCCAGCTTGAAAAGGGACAGTATCTGGTCGGAAAGACCTTGAATGAGTTAGAGACCGAATTAGACCCAAGTCGTTTCTTTCGCATAAAGCGTGATTATATTGTCAATCGTCAGTCAGTACTCAATTACGCCTACTGGGAAAACGGCAAATACATTGTCCGTCTGAACACACCTGATCGACACGAAATAGTCGTCCCGCGTGCCCGTATGCAGGAATTCCGTGAGTGGTTACAAGGCAATCAGAGTGGTACGAATCAGCAACCGTATGCTGACTCCTCAACTGATTCTTTTATTTTAGCTAATTAA
- a CDS encoding lysophospholipid acyltransferase family protein, with protein MPSALSLYKQELTRCRDHFRQIDLEKEKGYLMKFTTFSANVENIMPTIPRSQHETMFQELLLQQIFTSFDQKCLTAGDLVKVRGSEELLVKQDGPRIYCTYHLGSYRLLTSVLFRRGVDCVLLVGNNMNRTQGDDMTEHIESLREKHGLTNSFRIVEAGHPTAGLTVLRELKAGRSLIVYVDGSPETAPQPGEEDKFLSVTLGDRRVLTRKGVGYLSHATGVPIVPVVSYRQSDLTPVLQCLDPIRPIRNSDRDMYCQEAMTQLYTAFWPFLKRYPAQWEGWTFVQSFLQPEEPKSKRFAGWPAKPTFNQDRYSLCDLEQSPILFDRRSYQTYEITEDLRDLLLNINTVDSVEGLVGKEMFGELMEMEVLR; from the coding sequence ATGCCATCCGCACTCAGTCTATATAAACAAGAACTCACCCGTTGTCGTGACCACTTCAGACAGATTGATCTGGAGAAGGAAAAAGGGTATCTCATGAAATTTACCACGTTCTCTGCGAATGTAGAAAATATCATGCCAACAATTCCCCGAAGCCAGCACGAGACGATGTTTCAGGAGTTATTGTTGCAACAGATTTTCACAAGCTTCGATCAAAAGTGCTTAACGGCTGGTGATCTTGTGAAGGTGCGTGGCTCAGAAGAATTACTTGTTAAGCAGGACGGTCCCCGGATTTATTGTACATACCACCTTGGCTCATATCGGCTATTGACAAGTGTGCTGTTCCGCCGGGGAGTAGATTGCGTATTGTTGGTAGGCAACAATATGAACCGTACGCAGGGCGATGATATGACGGAACACATTGAATCGCTGCGCGAAAAGCATGGGCTAACGAACAGCTTCCGCATCGTCGAAGCAGGGCATCCGACTGCCGGCCTTACGGTCCTGAGGGAATTGAAAGCGGGCCGATCATTGATTGTCTATGTCGATGGGAGTCCAGAAACGGCCCCTCAGCCGGGAGAGGAAGACAAGTTCTTGTCAGTGACGCTGGGCGATCGACGTGTATTGACACGAAAAGGGGTTGGCTATTTATCCCATGCGACTGGAGTTCCAATTGTACCAGTCGTTAGCTACCGTCAGTCCGATCTGACACCGGTGTTGCAGTGTCTTGACCCGATCCGACCAATCCGGAACAGTGACCGGGATATGTACTGCCAGGAGGCAATGACTCAGCTTTATACCGCCTTTTGGCCGTTCTTGAAGCGTTACCCGGCCCAGTGGGAAGGATGGACATTTGTCCAGTCATTTCTACAGCCGGAAGAACCAAAGAGTAAGCGGTTTGCCGGTTGGCCAGCTAAACCAACCTTTAACCAGGATCGCTACTCACTCTGTGATCTGGAACAATCGCCGATTCTTTTCGATCGGCGATCATATCAGACTTACGAAATTACGGAAGACCTGCGTGATCTGCTTTTAAATATCAACACGGTTGATTCAGTAGAAGGGCTCGTCGGCAAAGAGATGTTCGGCGAGTTAATGGAGATGGAGGTTCTCCGCTAA
- a CDS encoding Rne/Rng family ribonuclease produces the protein MSNELVISSTQKGDRIALLQNKRLLEYHEEELDSNFTVGDLYLGTVKKLSSGLNAAFVDVGHEKDGFLHYQDLGPNINSLNKFVKDIIAKRVTTGRLSNTKLEPVIEKIGKIDKVLTKNAPILVQVVKEPISTKGPRLSCDISIAGRYLVLVPFSDGVNLSKKITDRAERSRLLRLMSSLKPQNFGVIVRTVAQDKDVEELDRDLQNSLAKWEQAVKTLADAKPRDRVLGEMNRASSILRDMLNESFESITVDTRESFDEIRDFIHTIAPDKEKIVKLHTGKMKVFEAMGLEKQLKSLFGRSVSLPGGGYLIIEHTEALHVIDVNSGNKSNSEEDQEATAISVNREAAKEIARQLRLRDMGGIIVIDFIDMKKAENKKILQDIMRDEMKTDRSKFTILPLTKFGLMQITRQRVRPEMNIVTREVCPTCGGTGTIQASVLVTDVIENNLDYILTKQNETGISIGMHPFLYAYYTKGFYSKQMQWFVKYKNWIKLVKDSSLGIVNFKFFNKSGEEIETGSGA, from the coding sequence GTGAGTAATGAATTAGTTATCAGTTCGACTCAAAAAGGTGATCGGATTGCACTCTTGCAAAACAAGAGATTGCTGGAATATCACGAAGAAGAGTTAGACAGCAACTTCACCGTTGGCGATCTTTATTTAGGAACAGTCAAGAAACTATCCTCTGGCCTCAATGCTGCTTTTGTGGATGTTGGCCATGAGAAAGACGGTTTTTTGCACTATCAGGACTTAGGGCCGAATATTAATTCGCTCAACAAGTTTGTTAAAGACATCATCGCCAAGCGCGTCACCACCGGACGACTCAGCAACACGAAGCTGGAGCCAGTCATCGAAAAAATTGGGAAAATCGATAAGGTACTGACGAAAAATGCTCCCATCTTGGTTCAGGTGGTTAAAGAACCCATCTCAACCAAAGGTCCACGCCTTTCCTGCGACATTTCAATTGCGGGCCGTTATCTGGTCCTTGTCCCGTTTTCGGACGGCGTAAATTTATCCAAGAAAATTACTGACCGCGCTGAACGGTCGCGGCTGCTTCGGCTCATGTCGTCGCTGAAGCCGCAGAATTTTGGTGTTATCGTGCGCACCGTTGCGCAGGATAAAGATGTTGAAGAGTTGGATCGTGACCTCCAGAACTCACTCGCTAAGTGGGAACAGGCAGTCAAGACATTAGCCGATGCAAAACCTCGTGACCGGGTGCTGGGAGAAATGAACCGGGCTTCCTCTATATTACGAGATATGCTCAATGAGTCATTCGAGAGCATCACGGTAGATACACGCGAGTCCTTCGACGAGATAAGAGACTTTATTCATACTATCGCGCCCGATAAAGAGAAAATAGTTAAGCTTCATACCGGTAAGATGAAGGTTTTTGAAGCCATGGGGCTTGAAAAACAGCTAAAATCGTTATTCGGTCGTTCTGTAAGTTTACCTGGCGGAGGTTACCTGATCATTGAGCATACTGAAGCGTTGCACGTAATTGACGTCAACAGCGGCAATAAATCAAATTCGGAAGAAGATCAGGAAGCGACAGCGATCAGTGTTAATCGGGAAGCAGCCAAGGAAATAGCCCGCCAGCTTCGCCTGCGTGACATGGGCGGCATTATCGTGATTGACTTCATTGACATGAAGAAGGCAGAAAACAAGAAAATTCTGCAGGACATCATGCGTGATGAAATGAAAACGGATCGCTCCAAATTCACGATTTTACCGTTGACGAAGTTCGGGCTAATGCAGATTACACGCCAGCGTGTACGGCCCGAAATGAACATCGTTACCCGTGAGGTTTGCCCGACCTGCGGTGGCACAGGGACCATACAGGCCAGCGTTCTGGTTACGGACGTTATCGAAAACAATCTAGACTACATTCTGACAAAGCAGAATGAAACAGGTATCTCAATAGGCATGCACCCGTTCTTATATGCTTACTATACCAAGGGCTTTTATTCAAAGCAAATGCAGTGGTTTGTAAAGTATAAAAACTGGATAAAGCTAGTCAAGGATAGCTCACTGGGTATCGTAAATTTCAAATTCTTCAACAAATCCGGCGAAGAAATAGAAACGGGCAGTGGTGCGTAA
- a CDS encoding tetratricopeptide repeat protein — protein sequence MNKSVLFVIVLASALTAGLYTLPKVVVRNESKQLAESGSGGRTTQTPMATQPGATASNGAPDRSTIHAQPLSPEKQKQLDKLKDQFLTTGSVQKEAAAVKLIALLREVTQYDSAAYYADLLAVDQPTEKNLLQAGDSYFEAYTFAVDEKKTASLGQKTRDFYQRALAKNSSLLAAKANMAMTYVNTDTPMQGIMLLRDVLKQDPTNELALFNLGLLSMRSGQYERAVERFRQILITNPASRKAQFYLGVSLAESGQKEEAKKVLAQVKAQEKDPQILAAVQEYEERLK from the coding sequence ATGAATAAATCAGTATTGTTTGTTATCGTTCTCGCTTCAGCCCTAACGGCTGGGTTATATACCCTGCCCAAGGTTGTTGTACGCAATGAGAGCAAGCAGTTAGCCGAATCAGGATCGGGAGGTCGCACAACGCAAACGCCAATGGCTACTCAGCCAGGGGCAACCGCCAGCAATGGAGCGCCGGATCGGTCAACGATTCATGCGCAACCATTATCACCAGAAAAGCAAAAGCAACTGGACAAGCTGAAAGATCAGTTCTTGACCACTGGTTCAGTCCAGAAAGAAGCCGCAGCTGTAAAATTGATCGCTCTGCTCCGGGAGGTTACTCAGTACGATAGTGCGGCCTATTATGCCGATTTGCTAGCGGTTGATCAGCCAACGGAAAAAAACTTGCTCCAGGCAGGCGATTCTTATTTTGAAGCGTACACGTTCGCTGTTGACGAAAAGAAAACAGCATCGCTGGGTCAAAAGACCCGCGACTTTTACCAGCGCGCTCTTGCAAAGAATTCGAGTTTACTGGCGGCCAAGGCCAATATGGCCATGACGTATGTAAACACGGATACACCGATGCAGGGCATCATGCTTTTGCGCGACGTACTGAAGCAGGACCCAACCAATGAGCTGGCTCTGTTCAATCTCGGGTTATTGTCGATGCGATCAGGCCAGTATGAACGCGCGGTCGAGCGATTCCGCCAGATTCTGATTACGAATCCAGCGAGTCGTAAGGCACAGTTTTATCTGGGTGTCAGCCTGGCCGAATCCGGGCAAAAGGAAGAAGCAAAGAAAGTATTGGCGCAGGTAAAGGCGCAGGAAAAAGACCCACAAATTCTGGCTGCTGTTCAGGAGTATGAAGAGCGGCTAAAGTAA
- a CDS encoding HU family DNA-binding protein — protein sequence MTKADVIAEIADKTGIDKAEVTNTLETFFSVVKDSLAEGENIYVRGFGSFINKKRAKKVARNISKNTAMVIDEHFIPSFKPAKVFVEQVKTSDKAKVTAE from the coding sequence GTGACGAAAGCAGACGTAATTGCAGAGATCGCCGATAAGACCGGAATTGATAAGGCCGAGGTAACGAACACCCTTGAGACCTTCTTTTCTGTGGTTAAGGACTCGTTGGCCGAGGGAGAGAATATCTATGTGAGAGGGTTCGGCAGTTTCATCAATAAGAAAAGAGCCAAAAAGGTAGCCCGGAACATTTCGAAGAACACCGCTATGGTGATTGACGAGCATTTCATCCCGAGCTTCAAACCCGCCAAGGTTTTCGTTGAACAAGTGAAAACTAGCGACAAAGCCAAAGTAACGGCTGAGTAA
- the mutY gene encoding A/G-specific adenine glycosylase gives MNWQSDLNDNESVFVLSLERWYEYHKRDLPWRHTRDPYYIWLSEVILQQTRVAQGKPYYERFVSTYPTIHDMARADERELLRLWQGLGYYSRARNLHQTARYVTDQLDGKFPDTYHDLLKMKGIGVYTAAAVASFAFGERVPVVDGNVYRVLARMFGIQEDITTTGAKKTFAALATRLIQRADDPATYNQSIMEFGAIQCTPVAPDCLLCPVQQHCVAYLTGQQHRLPVKAKKAPVRDRYFQYLVFRNNDRIAMRERTDRDIWQNLYDFYLLETDEPKTALRDLLLPDSVNELVVSGVQASVPAESIQLLSHQRIRALFYVIDVPDALIDRLPIGFTWYSIVETGNLPKPVLITNYLEKSFG, from the coding sequence TTGAATTGGCAATCAGACCTTAACGATAACGAAAGCGTATTTGTACTTAGCCTCGAACGCTGGTATGAGTACCATAAACGGGATCTGCCGTGGCGTCACACACGCGATCCGTACTATATATGGTTGTCTGAAGTAATTCTTCAGCAAACCCGGGTTGCGCAAGGGAAACCGTACTACGAACGCTTCGTATCGACTTATCCGACAATCCACGATATGGCCCGTGCTGATGAGCGCGAATTGCTTCGGCTCTGGCAAGGGCTTGGGTATTATTCCCGAGCCCGGAATTTGCATCAGACAGCCCGCTATGTAACGGATCAACTGGACGGAAAGTTTCCGGATACCTATCATGACCTCTTGAAAATGAAGGGTATAGGCGTTTATACAGCCGCTGCGGTTGCTTCGTTTGCCTTCGGGGAGCGTGTTCCTGTGGTCGACGGGAACGTGTATCGGGTGCTGGCGCGCATGTTTGGTATTCAGGAGGACATTACCACAACCGGTGCTAAAAAAACATTTGCGGCTTTGGCAACCCGGCTCATTCAGCGAGCTGATGATCCGGCTACGTACAACCAGTCGATCATGGAGTTTGGGGCAATTCAGTGTACACCCGTAGCGCCCGATTGCCTGTTGTGTCCGGTGCAGCAACACTGTGTCGCTTATCTGACGGGCCAGCAGCATCGCTTACCTGTCAAGGCGAAAAAAGCACCCGTCCGGGATCGGTATTTTCAGTACCTGGTTTTTAGGAATAATGATCGAATAGCCATGCGGGAGCGGACCGACCGCGATATTTGGCAGAACCTGTATGATTTCTACCTGCTTGAAACGGATGAGCCGAAAACGGCCTTGCGCGACCTGTTATTGCCTGATTCTGTGAACGAATTGGTTGTGTCAGGCGTTCAGGCGTCGGTACCAGCGGAGTCGATACAGTTGTTGTCACATCAGCGTATTCGTGCATTATTTTACGTAATTGATGTACCTGACGCGTTAATTGACCGGTTGCCCATAGGCTTTACATGGTATTCAATAGTAGAAACAGGCAACTTGCCGAAGCCTGTTTTGATCACTAACTATTTGGAAAAGTCGTTTGGATAA